In Helicoverpa zea isolate HzStark_Cry1AcR chromosome 7, ilHelZeax1.1, whole genome shotgun sequence, the genomic window ccttaaaCAGGCCTTTCTGACAGCATTCCGTGTTTTCTGCttgattttattcataaacCTAAAAAATAAGCCTTTGATAGCATTTATTTAGGTATCAATTATTCATAATGGCTACCCATACCCATATGTTtcgattttcaaatatttgttttacaatgtAACATCTTTTCGATACTTCATTACTGGctagaacaaaaaataaaaacatgtacATAGCAAGCAGGCTTTATACCTTCATATTTATCAATATTGATATTCCCTATTCAAACATTGGTTGTTTTTCCACCGTCCGGAACACAATAGCTCTCCTTTATACCTCTGATTTGTATTCCCTCCCACGTAGATTGGAAATTAAAAACGTAAAATGTACACTAATTTCAATGGACATTGAAAAGCTTGTTTCTcttttcttatatatttttattttaattcaaaatgtacaaatagtgtgttattcaataattttctcagtcatttcgaaaaaaacctgttaAGGTTTTAGTACAATGTACCTATGAGTATACAAACATTTATGTGGACTAGTTACTTATGCTCTTACGATAAATAAATTGGTACAAAAATATTAGATTCGAGGGCGTTCAAAATGAGACCTTATCGAAATATGATTTTTGCAGCTATATAATAATATCAGCTAGTTCACTGATATCACTTTAGAGATAGGATGGCAAAAAGTGTCTCATTTTAAAAGCGCTGGAATAAAAGCTTTTGTTCGTCTAGCAGTACTTCAGAATAACATCAGTGGTGCAAGGTTTGAGGCAGCATTCATCAGCCAGACCACCTCTCTTGTATCGCGACCAGTTGGCAGACAAACTTCCTCGACGACCAGTCCAGGGCCAGTCAATCTCATTCGCTTTATCTCCAGGGAAGAAATCAGctgaatagaaaaaaaaagttacttacAACAAAAACAGCATATATCCTTCTTAGTTATAGGTGAACTGCCAGGATAACactttaaaagtaaacaaatattcttaatataaaattaggggtctatgtttttgaaaaaagaacccTCGGACCGTGACGATGAATATTCTTACACTGTTGTGTTATGCATCTAGTTGAATAAACATGACCTACCGAAAATTTCAAGGGCTTTCAAATACCTTCCTTGATTTTTGGAGAGTGAATTTCCTTAGTTGGTTTATCTAGGTCAAGTTAAGATTGTTTTTTTTGAATTGTTTCGTAAAACTCGGTTTATTGGGTCCAgaaaaggcttatgtttaactgatcaccagatatagtaacaaatagcagacaaaaatagtaaatgatcaccaaaatgaaactcgcattttaatgtaaaactatcaccaaagttttaacactttgctatcctatttaagtgaaattactccaaaataaatcatgcgtaagccaaaaatagtaaacgatcaccaaaattaaaccaccattttaaagtaagattacaaccaaagtttttaaattctgctatcctatttaagcaaaatgagtccaaataaatcattgttatcccaaaagtagtaaatgatcaccagcgatttaatataaaatgataatcaaagtttttacatcttgctatcctgtttaagtaaactgactccaaaaaaataagttcggcctgatacaataaatgtaataacattatggggacccttttcctgcactagggtggaaaattgtctattgcatgcctctaaacagtgcgataagagtgtgttttcgagggagtgtattgagaaacacattcttctttttctttctcctgccctgttctcaattttacttggggtcggcgcaatatgtcattttcttccattttcccctgtcactcgtcatactgacactcacgcatgcattgcaagccggacacataacttaatatggcatcataatactttatttggtaataagcctacattttatggcaatcacagtgacttatttaggcaaaaataatacattaatttggtcgtcaagagttggtgatcatttactaaatttggtggtcgaatacaatttaaagtgaagtcgtgactaaaatagctggtactattacatttttagactttatttttctggtgttcagtagatatttctggttacaaaacttagggtatcaaagcattttatggtggtcattatatttgttccctccagaaaattataaaattgtcgTGACTTTCAACTTTGACTAAAACGACATAGTAGATAGCATAAAGAGAAAagtgcaaaaataaaatctattttcgcATTTTTCCAACTTTAATGCTTTATAAACTGGCTTTCAGTATTTCGGTATTTATCGCCCAAATACAGTCTATAAAGAAAATGTCTTGGTTTTAAACTAACATTTCAACGCCTTAACTAGAATGACGACCGTCATTCATTCATTTGCAATATTTACGTATCCTATCAGAGGCGCctaaacactaaaataattgtattcatATGAACAGaaaaatgtatacaaacttGTCATAATCCTATTCCTCTTGTCGACATAGTCGGACCCATAACACAGGAGCGCCCGTGTGTTCGCCAACTGTCTACCGCAGAGGATGACTGGCGTCTGGTCGGCAGCCACGTAGGATAAGGCCAGGAGACAGGACATGATGATCAGCTTCATGATTCTGGCTGGTTTTAAGATATGTTATTACAAGAACAACTGTATTCATCTTTACAACAATAACGCATGTGTTAGAGGATGGTGTTGGGAAGTCGTTTTGGGGACTGTGCATTTTTATGTTCAAACAGCTGACGTCTATGACTAGCGTCTGGTTGGTTAGCATCCACGTAGGATAAGGCCATGATGATAAGCTTCATGGGTCTGGCCGGATTTTAGATATGTTATTACAAGAccagtcttcttcttcttccaagCAATAGCGTATGGGAAGTGATAGAGAGCGAGAGTTTTGGGGGTTGTCTGCATTTTTTCTTGATTGCTTATTTTCAGCTTAGTTTTAgtaaaaatgattttgtttGGTTACTACTGGCCCGTTTTAAATATGTCAAAGATAGATGGTCCAACTAAACAGAAACGTAACCCGCGACCTTTGTTGATCGGTGATTTCATGAAGTTAATGATAAATCGCGTGATGGTGATCGTGTAAACATTATTGCTGAAGTGTAGAATTTTTAAACATAgtttaattgattatttgtctaGTAAAACAGTTCTGCAAATAACAGTAAACAGTAAATAAGtatactaaattaataattagtGTGCAATTCGatatttttggtttaattttaaaacattttgtttgaacAAAGTGAATATACAgcatatttgtttattaaatacatgtCTTTGATTTATTCAATACATTTCTGCGAAAACTGTGGCTGAGGATTGAAAAGAGAGAAAGCTGGCTGTGGAAAAATTGGATTTGCGATATTGTTCTCTCTTGCTCTAGGCatttttacctatttatatttggCAGGGAAGAACTTAGAATAGCTGAGAACCTACTCTTTTTTGAAAAGTCGGTTAAAACGATATCGAAACGCTCATATTCCATATCTGATTTCAAATATTACGAGTCACATTACTCATTTGGATGCAATTATGAAAAACAGTATGAAAAAGTTATCTATGGAAAATCTGCCCTTAGCAATTTAATAGTAAATGAAAATGTTCTTACCGTTTAAGGAGTTAGGTGCTGTCCACATGAAAGTTTATAGTTGTATGTAAATTCTGAGAATATTCGTCTTATATACTCGTTATGGGAAAGATAGGGTGAGGTTACATTGAGTAAACTAGCGGGTGATATACATCTACTTCAAGctctacatttatttatttattttatttattttatttatttatttgttttattaatttattttatttatttattttatttatttatttattactttaccaACGGCACTTTATACTAAAATGTGTGCCCAAAATGAGTCTTTCAATTTATaatgcatgcatgcatgcatgcatgcatgTGCCAACAGAGATCCATTATGTCCATTCAAAGTTCAGAAGAATTAATATTGAGCTGATCAACATCCTTATGGTATCCATGCCCAATAAGCCTGTTATTCAAGACAAACAAGGATTTGAAAGCCAATTGTAGATGCCAATACACTTACAAATCACAATTGTCGTAAGCCCAGTTTGTAGGTCACGTAGCAAGCAAATATTTACTCCGTATCCCCGAGAGGCATTGAGGACAAATCATAGTTTTATAAGACTGCCCCGTTGGTACTGGTCATAAAGCGTGACTGTTATACACGGAGGTTGAGGTTAGATTCCTGGTTCGGGCCGAAAATAGCATTGTTTGTTGTAAGGAAATTTCATAAAGCTGTCCAGAGTCTACCCGTGTCTCGGAGACACTCTTGATCTTTCTCCGGTAGTGTCGGATTGCCagcccatcgggctatgagagtaccTAGCTATGATCAAGGGCACGGGTGCCGTCGAAGCATACAGTTTCTGCACCCCCATGTAAGCAGATACCGTTGTGTGTGTCAAAATGTCCAACCAATGTCCTTCGAGAGTGGCCGCTGCGGctgaaaattgcatttttaagcATTTCGTAGGTATAACACTATATTCACTCCTTTATACTCATCCGAATGCTAACGTACTCTTCTACTTGATAGCTTTTTACCTGAATGAATTTTGATGTTAAGTTTACATGTCGTTAATGAATTCATATTCGGTAGTTTCCGATAATACGTGTAAATAAATTTACTAACGTCTATTTTGATGGGTATTTTCGTACGGTAGGTACTGTTTTGGTTTTAATCAGGTTTATAAATAGGTGGAGTATTGTTTTACCATTTGAGTTAACTCAAAAACAAGTAATCAGGTCGTTAAGTTTCGAAATACACTTATGGAATATACATCGCAttcacatatttttaaattcaattcccattttttctttaaaatgaataaacttCGGTAACTTATTTTCGGTATCATTCATTATTAGGTATTTTCGGTATCCGCACGCTGTAGTGAAAGATATCAATTTTTTACATTACGAGTTCAGTTTACAGTTTTAATTGAACCCTACCTTTTACTCCACTTTCTATTGAATTGCAGCATTTTCACTACCACACCCACCTATTtacattaagaaaaataaataagactatgaggaaataaataaataaaaacattctaaAAACGAAAGTACCTAATATGGTAATTTAAGTGCCTAATTATTAaacaggaatttataaaatatcagtGGCAATGACGATCAATTATACAGTCGTCCATGGAAGCTCTTACGAtcctaatttttattaattgccAGCGAAATTGGTAAAAGAAACGATACCTCGGAATCAGCGAAAAAAGCAGGAAAACGTTCCAATTTATATTCTAGAGCGGTTCCACATAAATAACGAGTAAATTAATTTCCTTCGGGCCGGGAATCCTCTGAAAATGCTGACTAACAACTGCATAAagcgataaatatttttacctcAAGAAAGTTTTACTAATACCTGTAGTACTGTGTATTTACCTATagcctatttttttaattgtgaaGAGTCTTGAGTCTTTTCCTTCTCTTATAAAGTACCTATTGATTTTAGTCTATCAAATATACTGTTGATAATTGAGAAATTATGAAACTCTGTACCCAAATACTATTTGATATGTCTACAATAAGAACCACTGAAATGTCAAAAGAATATTCTTCTGTAGACCTTTCCTCTTGCTACGTACCTAAATATAGGTTCAAATAAgcaaagttttctttttaaagttTCATCAACAACGTCATGTCAACTAGGCGAACAAACAGTTTTGACCACGGCTAGTAACTATCAAagtgattttataaataacctGCCTACAGTGATTTTTTTCACAAGAGTTTATAATTTTTACCTTCACGTGCAAGAAAAGGATTAGTAGTACTAATAACGAAGAAGATATTGTATGTAATGGGAACAATCAATTTCCACCAAATAGATAAACCAGCGTAACAAGCAGGCTACGAAAACGGATTCAGTAATACAATTTCACTGTGAATATCTGTTACAATTGGTTTCatctacataataatttaaatacatatgtgCAATGATGATTGTACATgaaacaagtaggtacctaagcaaTGAAAACTGCTGAAGACCGGCAAAGGTCTTGATGAAAGGTCTTGATGATGTTTTAATAGACTTTTCATTATATTTCTTGAACACCAACATTGAACACGTACTAACGTACAATGCTGTATTTCGTACTagtagatatataaaaaaaggCAAATCTATCACATTTAGTAAAAAGGTCAAAGTTATGTTCTGTACTGAAAATCTACCCTcagtcaaacaaacaatttccCAACACTTGAATCGTTTACCATAGTTTCAATCACAATCCCCACAGTATCGCTGTCACGTTCCCGTATGGATGTGACTAGTTTACTGCGCAATTAAACTAGCCAAGCTAATCCGGTACCAGGTAGACCTTGATTGAACGATGGCTATTGACACGACAGGGAGGATTGACAGCGTAACGTAGTGCTTGCGATCTTGGTAATGCTATCTTGATTTACGGTAACAAAGTATTATAGTTTTAGAAGATGTTTTTGAAGGAGCGTTTAAGGCCCCAGATTAATGATAACGTAAACATCATTTTCTTAACATATTTTTCTAACTATACTAcatgttttaagtattttatactGGAGCCTTAAAAGAGACTATAAGTGAGTTCAAAAATGACCTTTACTGCTTCGAGGAAAAGATGGTACATTTGCTCAACTTGGCTAGTTCACTGCTATGCTCCCAAACAGATGAAAAGCCATTTTTAGTATGTTTTGCGCTCGATTTGATTCATAAATCATTGatgcatttaattaaaatgttaccaATTTTACAACATCTACTTATAATGTGAAACAGGTATGAAATGTAATTCAAAACGCTtgtaattatttgttaattCGCATTAACATTTTATATGGCCTGCGTCATGAAGTGGTgcctactataatattattaatgccaACAGTTTTCACTTAAAACAAATAGGCAGTTAAAAATTTAACGATTACAATATCCatcaagcaaaaaataactctATTTCTAATTTTTTTTCCCAATCAAGACATAGTCAGAAAACTTCCTCTATAACGTGATACCAGAGGAGGTTCCAGCCAAAGTTCTCATAGTTGGTACCTGCACCTAATATGACGATAAATCTCGAGTGTCCACAATCAGGGACATTAGCATTTTTCAAAACTTTCCCTTATATACGGGAACGTTTCCGCGGCGGCGCTCTGCGGTTACTCTGAAATAGTTTACGCTCTCTAGAGAGAATATTCTACGCTGTCAGTGTGATTCTAAGAGGTAGGCAGATATTTAGTTTAGTAGCCTAATTtaatgtataaagataagtagtttaaatttgtatgtatagtgtgtacattgcataaaataaaaattcacaaatgtctttttttaataattaacttttgcTGTAGGTATTTGTATACCTTCGATTGTAAAGCGCAAGAAATGATCATCtctatacaaatatatttttaaaataatgtgaaaCCACTAGTTAATACCTTCGAGCCATATCATATGCTTTGAAACCCTACGATATGCACGATATTAATATTTAGAGCGCATAGTTCTATTTTCCTATATAAAGCTCATTTAGCGAAAACCACACAACAGACCACAAAACCGCAAATACTGGATAACTAACCAATGTTTATTCAAAACACACTCATGATACTGCACACCAACCAAGCAAAGGGTAAAAAAATCGAATTAGCTTTCAAACCAGCACAGAATTTATTccacaattaaattatttgttactgtacacttaaacattatttataaatagtaataCTCTGCTATGAAACTAACAAGCAAGGCCCAAATTCCCCAACAACATTTAAAACCTCCTTTCTTTCAAAAGAACTGCTTACTACGAActtccaaattcaaacaaagtaaagagTTCCTTTGAAAAATGACGTTTCAACTGTCAGTGTACTTGGGCCTATGTCGTGGCTTTAATCAAATATATCTGGGTTTTCTTGCAGCAGTTTGGCATCGTTGGGACAATACATGATGATGTCGGCTACCGTGCAAGGGTGGAGACAGCACTGTGAGGCCACTTGCCTTCGCACCCGGTGCCACCTGTCTCCGTCCACCAGTCGCCTCCTACTTGTGTCTTTTTGTAAGTCTTTTGGTGCCATTTTTTCTGGAAAGAAGAATTTTTTATTACATGGTGTCGCTTATGTGTGTGTGTGCCTGCGCCTCGCGCGATCTGTACGAAATAAATGAGTGCGTAGTGACACAACACATAGTAGTCTCAAAATTATAGTGTTTGGCCATCTTCAATTGTCATTGTAAGTACTACATACAATAGAGTCTCTC contains:
- the LOC124631953 gene encoding bombyxin-related peptide A, yielding MKLIIMSCLLALSYVAADQTPVILCGRQLANTRALLCYGSDYVDKRNRIMTTDFFPGDKANEIDWPWTGRRGSLSANWSRYKRGGLADECCLKPCTTDVILKYC
- the LOC124631952 gene encoding uncharacterized protein LOC124631952 yields the protein MYISLFQVCIVMILYSNEHLVYGDVKIYSINDEVLSCSGWLSTIIFNFCNNTYKIVKRDTSLMIEKMAPKDLQKDTSRRRLVDGDRWHRVRRQVASQCCLHPCTVADIIMYCPNDAKLLQENPDIFD